The Deinococcus sedimenti genome includes a region encoding these proteins:
- the ssb gene encoding single-stranded DNA-binding protein, with amino-acid sequence MNHVFLIGVLAREAELRYTPSGTAVFEATIAGEDHIIGSDGQPRKLPWYHRVSILGKPAEWQAERNLKAGDAVMVEGSVEYSQWDAPEGGKRSMVRVKAQRMEQLGYSPELIQDAGGGVRMSGGMNEVILIGNVTRDPELRYTPAGDAVLGLGLAVNETWNDRQGQKQEKTHWIDVTLWRDLAERMKDLRKGDPVLVQGRLTNEAWTDRDGNKRNTTKVEASRVEALARGTTTQGSTPTRSAAPAPARQPVAAGASRSSSPAPTRPTPTHSGGLDIDQGLDDHFPPDEDLPF; translated from the coding sequence ATGAATCACGTTTTCCTGATCGGCGTTCTCGCTCGCGAAGCTGAACTGCGCTACACCCCCAGCGGCACCGCCGTCTTCGAAGCCACCATCGCCGGTGAAGATCACATCATCGGCAGTGACGGCCAGCCCCGCAAACTCCCCTGGTACCACCGCGTGTCTATCCTCGGCAAACCCGCCGAATGGCAGGCCGAACGCAACCTCAAGGCCGGCGACGCCGTGATGGTCGAAGGCAGCGTGGAGTACAGCCAGTGGGACGCTCCGGAAGGCGGCAAGCGCAGCATGGTCCGCGTCAAAGCCCAGCGCATGGAGCAGCTCGGGTACTCGCCGGAACTCATTCAGGATGCCGGAGGCGGTGTGCGAATGAGTGGCGGCATGAACGAGGTCATTCTGATCGGGAACGTCACTCGTGACCCCGAACTCCGCTACACCCCTGCCGGCGACGCTGTGCTTGGACTCGGCCTGGCCGTGAACGAGACATGGAATGACCGTCAGGGTCAGAAGCAGGAGAAGACCCACTGGATCGACGTCACGCTGTGGCGCGACCTTGCCGAACGCATGAAGGACCTCCGCAAAGGGGACCCCGTGCTCGTGCAGGGACGCCTCACCAACGAAGCGTGGACTGACCGCGACGGCAACAAGCGCAACACCACCAAGGTGGAAGCGTCCCGTGTCGAAGCGCTCGCCCGTGGCACCACTACACAGGGCAGCACGCCGACCCGCAGTGCCGCGCCCGCCCCCGCACGTCAGCCTGTCGCAGCCGGAGCCTCCCGCTCCAGCAGCCCGGCCCCGACGCGCCCCACCCCCACCCACTCAGGAGGACTCGACATCGATCAGGGACTGGATGATCACTTCCCGCCCGACGAGGACCTGCCTTTCTGA
- a CDS encoding glyoxalase produces MIQGLDHVQVNAPHGHEEDARAFFGAFLGLEELQKPEALRGNGGVWFALPDGRQIHTGVTAAFVPSEKGHVCLFCNDLDAVLVRAEQFGVVCSLDTRLPLRRLYCSDPWGNRTEIVEGRHTQ; encoded by the coding sequence ATGATTCAGGGTCTCGACCACGTGCAAGTGAACGCCCCTCACGGACACGAGGAAGACGCCCGCGCGTTCTTCGGTGCTTTCCTGGGACTGGAAGAGCTGCAAAAGCCCGAGGCCTTGCGGGGGAATGGAGGCGTGTGGTTCGCACTGCCCGATGGCCGGCAGATCCATACCGGCGTGACAGCGGCGTTCGTACCCAGTGAGAAGGGACACGTCTGTCTGTTCTGCAACGACTTGGATGCGGTACTTGTTCGCGCTGAGCAGTTCGGGGTTGTCTGTAGCCTGGACACCCGTCTGCCCTTACGGCGGCTTTACTGCTCCGATCCCTGGGGAAACCGCACGGAAATTGTCGAGGGACGCCACACCCAATAG
- a CDS encoding GNAT family N-acetyltransferase, which translates to MHIREYTEADWPAVWSIFQDVVTTGDTFPYDPAWSADQAHAVWVQPPPYHTVVACEGAEILGTAHMGRNRPGPGAHVATASFMVAGEARGQGVGRALSEYALTWAREQGFAAMQFNAVVESNTAAVRLYQTLGFQVIGTVPQAFKHPRLGLVGLHVMHCFL; encoded by the coding sequence GTGCATATCCGCGAGTACACCGAGGCCGATTGGCCCGCCGTCTGGTCAATCTTTCAGGACGTCGTAACCACCGGTGACACCTTTCCGTATGACCCTGCTTGGTCAGCCGATCAGGCGCACGCTGTCTGGGTTCAGCCACCCCCGTACCACACTGTCGTCGCCTGTGAAGGTGCTGAAATCCTGGGCACCGCGCATATGGGGCGAAACCGTCCTGGTCCAGGAGCGCACGTCGCCACGGCAAGCTTTATGGTGGCTGGGGAGGCGCGCGGACAGGGCGTCGGGCGCGCACTGAGCGAGTACGCGCTGACCTGGGCTCGTGAGCAGGGGTTCGCTGCCATGCAGTTCAATGCGGTCGTAGAATCCAACACTGCCGCGGTGCGGCTGTATCAGACCCTTGGCTTTCAGGTGATTGGGACTGTGCCTCAGGCGTTCAAGCATCCGAGGCTCGGGCTCGTCGGCCTGCACGTCATGCACTGCTTCCTTTGA
- a CDS encoding GreA/GreB family elongation factor, with product MNDRLDLAQLAPHAPKRNVADFLRRTIDPDFLERCVDKQASVAAQRAAARKRGDDVTITAPLAGVLIGTKQQYPALYDAFFALVKAGVMARHQRTAITEGMPFAGVKSGDRVAVTERDFIDPLTVHTREGVDIDLRAESALVRLSRSWMEVDRVFNAETVLSRGEAGALEATQFAHSEYQVLSESLLTEVLDVEGLLIPWDASPRDARVLAETINDTYLRARVLAALDQMDGVDDTHRVYLHSEGQPAFRVRKTAPAEKWKPYTPTTPQRTVPEPTPQKRRPSRTTTAKKRVVSAAAHADMLTRLSALRQERDAISELMGSAIEDGDLRESAAYDEARTRMFETDAAISQLERDLLDVEPGDVDSTIGRTFEITIAGVPKTVRLTDGHPQIGEVSTAAPLGQALLHATAGQTVTVTSTHHRLVPTTSRQIMTAGAITRKRHVPDGVTAPAINDVHTQYASTLVTYKREQPVQVVNVIHILSIT from the coding sequence ATGAATGACCGACTTGATCTGGCCCAGCTCGCCCCCCACGCCCCCAAGCGGAACGTCGCCGATTTCCTTCGCCGGACCATCGACCCTGACTTCCTCGAACGCTGCGTGGACAAGCAAGCCAGTGTGGCCGCCCAGCGTGCCGCTGCCCGCAAACGCGGCGATGACGTGACGATCACGGCGCCCCTGGCCGGCGTCCTGATAGGCACCAAACAGCAGTACCCCGCCCTATACGACGCGTTCTTCGCCCTTGTGAAGGCTGGGGTCATGGCGCGCCACCAACGCACCGCGATCACCGAAGGCATGCCGTTCGCTGGCGTGAAGTCCGGCGACCGCGTGGCCGTGACGGAACGCGACTTCATTGACCCCTTGACCGTGCACACCCGCGAGGGCGTGGACATCGACCTACGCGCCGAAAGCGCCCTGGTTCGTCTCTCCCGCTCATGGATGGAAGTGGACCGCGTGTTCAACGCGGAAACCGTCCTCTCCAGAGGCGAAGCGGGCGCGCTGGAAGCCACGCAATTCGCGCACAGTGAGTACCAGGTCCTCAGCGAGAGCCTCCTGACTGAGGTGCTCGACGTCGAAGGCCTGCTCATCCCCTGGGACGCCTCACCTCGTGACGCCCGGGTCCTCGCCGAAACCATCAATGACACGTACCTGCGCGCCCGCGTGCTGGCCGCGCTCGATCAGATGGACGGCGTGGATGACACCCACCGCGTCTACCTCCACAGCGAAGGGCAACCCGCCTTCCGCGTCCGGAAGACTGCGCCTGCCGAGAAGTGGAAGCCGTACACGCCCACCACTCCTCAGCGGACCGTCCCGGAACCCACCCCCCAGAAACGGCGCCCCAGCCGGACCACCACCGCGAAGAAACGTGTGGTCTCCGCCGCTGCACACGCCGACATGCTCACCCGCCTGAGCGCCCTCCGACAGGAACGGGACGCCATCTCCGAACTGATGGGCAGCGCGATCGAAGACGGAGACCTGCGTGAAAGTGCCGCCTACGATGAAGCCCGCACCCGCATGTTCGAAACAGACGCCGCGATCAGTCAACTCGAACGCGACCTGCTCGACGTGGAACCGGGCGACGTGGACAGTACCATCGGCCGGACCTTCGAGATCACCATCGCCGGTGTGCCGAAAACCGTCCGCCTCACCGACGGACACCCCCAGATTGGCGAGGTCAGCACAGCTGCCCCTCTCGGTCAGGCTCTGCTCCACGCCACCGCTGGACAGACGGTCACCGTCACCTCCACGCACCACCGCCTCGTGCCCACCACCAGCCGTCAGATCATGACCGCCGGAGCCATCACGCGCAAGCGCCACGTCCCAGACGGCGTGACCGCACCAGCCATCAACGACGTGCACACCCAGTACGCGTCCACACTCGTCACCTACAAGCGGGAACAACCCGTCCAGGTTGTGAACGTGATCCACATCCTCAGCATCACCTGA
- a CDS encoding putative Ig domain-containing protein, translated as MRRLSTVLLPAALLLSSCGTGAFSNPFIQPIEVTLNPSAVALAPGSSTRVQVTGKVSGTADAVTGLNITAREVPAELSVTPSTGALTVTVKPGSAPGTYSVPLAITATGGSGTAVLAVTVTPTTRTPYTITPITSLTVQPGQQRRVSITPDRAGELATDVRITGITGALNVTRDTDPLGFTISAAATQTVGTYVMQITTTDGTQTLNTPLTVNVEENK; from the coding sequence ATGCGACGACTCAGCACCGTGCTGTTGCCCGCCGCCCTCCTGCTGTCTTCGTGCGGCACTGGGGCCTTCAGCAATCCGTTCATTCAGCCCATCGAGGTCACCCTGAATCCCAGTGCGGTGGCCCTCGCACCGGGCAGCTCCACCCGCGTGCAGGTGACCGGCAAGGTCAGTGGTACGGCCGACGCCGTCACCGGCCTGAACATCACGGCCCGCGAAGTCCCGGCCGAGTTGTCCGTCACCCCCAGCACGGGCGCCCTGACCGTCACGGTGAAGCCGGGATCAGCGCCGGGGACCTACAGCGTGCCGCTCGCCATCACCGCCACCGGCGGGAGCGGCACGGCTGTCCTGGCCGTGACGGTCACCCCCACGACCCGTACGCCGTACACCATCACCCCCATCACGTCCCTGACAGTGCAACCCGGCCAGCAGCGCCGGGTCTCCATCACACCGGACCGCGCTGGGGAACTCGCGACCGACGTGCGCATCACGGGCATCACGGGCGCACTGAACGTTACGCGGGACACCGACCCGCTCGGCTTCACGATCAGCGCGGCCGCTACTCAGACCGTCGGCACGTACGTCATGCAGATCACCACCACGGACGGAACCCAAACCCTGAACACGCCACTCACCGTGAACGTCGAGGAGAACAAATGA
- a CDS encoding Imm51 family immunity protein: MSPTASNDLLPFRMVEHANSTSLILTTFDQGADVFEAYGYDAGGYAWQGVAQTLIQLRAPHLASQVKFDSESSMFTAYGAAPAALVELAHLMREAMTTRAVLENALSQVTPEQMD, encoded by the coding sequence ATGTCGCCCACTGCCTCCAACGATCTGCTCCCATTCCGCATGGTCGAGCATGCCAACTCCACCAGCCTGATCCTGACCACCTTCGATCAGGGGGCCGACGTGTTCGAAGCCTATGGGTATGACGCAGGCGGCTATGCATGGCAGGGGGTGGCTCAAACACTGATTCAGTTACGGGCGCCCCACTTGGCCTCTCAGGTGAAGTTTGATTCTGAATCCAGCATGTTTACCGCTTACGGCGCTGCTCCTGCTGCCTTGGTGGAACTGGCGCACCTGATGCGGGAAGCGATGACCACACGAGCTGTGCTCGAGAACGCGCTGAGCCAGGTGACGCCGGAACAAATGGATTAA